In the Pseudolabrys taiwanensis genome, one interval contains:
- a CDS encoding cobaltochelatase CobT-related protein, whose translation MRGQAKKRHLSVNPEDMLKSLAGLTGPKRNTPVGTLPTIPWDPRADHALKGFYDLRALALRFLDTEFVTAIRPVHAEQAQMFDAGLDAMGYVAFATSEYATYAGIQNNLEALHGYLLKTPNLEIMQYDLAVFLIVLRAARETVPALAARTQDLEPLLTEERIFQLAGKRPSEFSRMLRGLLNKRRQFAKFFHPLSALNDAAAAFVGLLQHDPDETALDYRALMDRIRAVSNNAGAGTKKDPSASSKQRGSGRKRAAPRKKRHADGEVPNLDYYLPVADAVTDRVTRPDQFASWPIVPASIKDLYLQHARELSRAQKAWDQYARETWPAKSSMLWQIVGEGGSRPLHLTQAVIDPFGQPLEVKLIEQAQQERQTEAIFLFNLSVSMQEGARYLLSFMIADRFSELLSRGGIPTEIIGHTTTGEAIPRVTGRNRSMLYLLFKTREEPHNLQTIQRLCSVLDTRMHYLSYDGEAMMWTYERLKKNLAKHRLLFVVTDGDISGTYIGKRNKELSNATTNYFRDVVALMEAEKFVDVIGVSINADVDGIFSRAVRIDSIEDIYKKLSPYVLKLLREFNSDEGEAAKARRSRMVAHRKARVAGQGRA comes from the coding sequence ATGCGCGGCCAAGCCAAGAAGCGGCACCTCTCGGTCAATCCGGAAGACATGTTGAAGAGCTTGGCCGGATTGACCGGACCAAAGAGAAACACGCCTGTCGGAACCCTGCCCACGATCCCCTGGGACCCCCGCGCCGACCATGCGCTCAAGGGCTTTTACGATCTGCGCGCTCTGGCCTTGCGCTTTCTCGATACCGAGTTCGTGACGGCGATCAGGCCCGTGCATGCCGAGCAGGCGCAGATGTTTGACGCAGGGCTCGATGCCATGGGCTATGTCGCCTTCGCCACGAGCGAATACGCGACGTATGCCGGCATCCAGAATAACCTCGAGGCGCTGCACGGCTATCTTCTCAAGACGCCGAACCTCGAGATCATGCAGTACGACCTGGCCGTCTTTCTCATTGTCCTGCGCGCCGCCCGCGAGACAGTGCCGGCGCTGGCCGCCAGAACGCAGGATCTGGAGCCGCTGCTCACCGAAGAACGGATCTTTCAGCTAGCCGGTAAGAGACCTTCCGAATTCTCCAGGATGCTGCGCGGTCTCCTCAACAAGCGGCGGCAGTTTGCCAAGTTCTTCCATCCGTTGAGCGCGCTGAACGACGCGGCGGCGGCTTTCGTCGGGCTGCTGCAGCATGACCCGGACGAAACCGCTCTCGACTACCGCGCGCTGATGGACAGAATTCGCGCGGTGTCCAACAACGCCGGCGCCGGCACGAAGAAAGATCCCTCGGCGTCGTCCAAGCAGCGGGGAAGCGGGCGCAAGCGCGCCGCGCCGCGCAAGAAGCGCCACGCCGATGGCGAAGTGCCCAATCTCGATTATTACCTGCCGGTAGCCGACGCCGTCACCGATCGCGTGACGCGGCCCGATCAGTTCGCCAGCTGGCCCATCGTGCCCGCGTCGATCAAGGATCTCTATCTTCAGCACGCGCGCGAACTGAGCCGGGCCCAGAAGGCATGGGACCAGTACGCCAGGGAAACGTGGCCCGCCAAGTCGTCGATGCTGTGGCAGATCGTGGGCGAAGGCGGAAGCCGTCCGCTTCACCTCACACAGGCCGTCATCGATCCCTTCGGTCAGCCGCTCGAGGTCAAGCTGATCGAACAGGCGCAGCAGGAGCGCCAGACCGAAGCGATCTTTCTGTTCAACCTGTCCGTTTCGATGCAGGAGGGCGCGCGCTATCTCCTGAGCTTCATGATCGCCGACCGTTTCAGCGAGCTTCTCTCGCGCGGCGGCATCCCGACCGAGATTATCGGCCACACGACGACCGGAGAGGCGATTCCCCGGGTGACGGGGCGCAACCGCTCGATGCTCTACCTTTTGTTCAAGACGCGCGAGGAGCCGCACAATCTGCAGACGATCCAGCGCCTGTGCAGCGTCCTCGATACGCGCATGCACTATCTGAGCTATGACGGCGAAGCGATGATGTGGACTTACGAGCGGCTGAAGAAAAACCTCGCCAAGCATCGCCTGCTGTTCGTGGTGACCGACGGGGACATCAGCGGCACTTATATCGGCAAGAGAAACAAAGAGCTCAGCAACGCCACCACGAATTACTTTCGCGATGTCGTCGCGCTGATGGAGGCCGAGAAATTCGTCGATGTTATCGGCGTATCGATCAACGCCGATGTGGACGGCATTTTCAGCCGCGCGGTCCGCATCGATTCGATCGAGGACATTTACAAGAAACTGAGCCCGTACGTTCTCAAACTGCTGCGCGAGTTCAACAGCGACGAGGGTGAGGCCGCCAAGGCCCGTCGGTCGCGCATGGTGGCGCACCGCAAAGCCCGCGTGGCGGGGCAGGGGCGGGCGTAG
- a CDS encoding patatin-like phospholipase family protein, giving the protein MRARTLQARTLLALAMALGLAGCGTVHNLPLNEPSANPLSGILTRAAAAAERPTGPRQALSEGNVIALSFSGGGTRAAAFSFGVLEQMVRTPSPGGGRDMLDHIGMVSGVSGGAISASYFGLKGRAALADFREQFLTQDLMAQLRTDVSLVNIGRALGGGANTDEALRQWLDAHLYHGATFGDLIARGRPITLINATDIYSRTPFLFVPQSFLALCSDLNRYPIAAGVAASAAVPGAFAPVVVEAFPDQCQTPLPPEIEQAANNPTASPLVHSYAQSLVRVRTGGVKYVKLLDGGLVDNYGLSGLTIALALSGMPYGPLQPREAVNMRRLLVLVVDSGRGPSGDWAHTVEGPTGKELISAVVDATIDANTRSSYAAFEASMKNWREELVRWRCSLKPAQVAQLRGRGGPWNCRDIKFMIGRVSFDQFDAARARRLNAVATSFTLPVDTVDELRQAGGEALKANPTFQAFLKDTR; this is encoded by the coding sequence ATGCGGGCTAGGACATTGCAGGCTAGGACATTGCTGGCGCTTGCCATGGCGCTCGGCCTGGCGGGCTGCGGTACCGTGCACAATCTGCCGCTCAACGAGCCGTCGGCAAATCCGCTCTCCGGTATTCTCACCCGCGCTGCCGCGGCCGCCGAGCGTCCGACAGGACCGCGCCAGGCGCTGAGCGAAGGCAACGTCATCGCCTTGTCGTTTTCCGGTGGCGGCACGCGCGCCGCGGCATTCTCGTTCGGCGTATTGGAGCAAATGGTGCGCACGCCGTCGCCCGGCGGCGGTCGCGACATGCTCGATCATATCGGCATGGTGTCGGGCGTCTCGGGCGGCGCGATCAGCGCCTCCTATTTCGGTTTGAAGGGCCGCGCTGCGCTCGCCGACTTCCGTGAGCAGTTCCTGACACAGGATCTCATGGCGCAGCTGCGCACCGACGTCAGCCTGGTCAATATCGGCCGCGCGCTCGGCGGCGGCGCCAACACCGACGAAGCATTGCGGCAATGGCTCGACGCCCACCTCTATCACGGTGCGACCTTCGGCGATCTGATCGCGCGCGGGCGGCCGATCACCTTGATCAACGCCACCGACATCTACAGCCGCACGCCCTTCCTGTTCGTGCCGCAGTCGTTCCTGGCGCTGTGCAGCGATCTCAACCGATATCCCATCGCCGCCGGCGTTGCCGCGTCGGCGGCGGTGCCGGGCGCCTTCGCGCCGGTCGTGGTCGAGGCATTTCCCGACCAGTGCCAGACGCCATTGCCGCCGGAGATCGAGCAGGCGGCGAACAACCCGACCGCCTCGCCGCTCGTGCATTCCTATGCCCAGTCGCTCGTGCGCGTCCGTACCGGTGGCGTCAAATACGTCAAGCTGCTCGACGGCGGGCTCGTCGATAATTACGGCCTGAGCGGCCTCACGATCGCCTTGGCGCTGTCGGGCATGCCGTACGGCCCGCTGCAGCCGCGCGAAGCGGTCAACATGCGGCGACTGCTTGTGCTCGTGGTCGACTCCGGCCGCGGCCCGTCCGGCGACTGGGCCCATACCGTGGAAGGCCCGACCGGCAAGGAGCTCATCTCCGCCGTGGTCGACGCCACCATCGATGCCAATACACGTTCGAGCTATGCCGCCTTCGAGGCGAGCATGAAGAACTGGCGCGAGGAACTGGTGCGCTGGCGTTGCAGCCTGAAGCCGGCGCAGGTCGCACAATTGCGTGGCCGCGGCGGTCCATGGAACTGCCGCGACATCAAGTTCATGATCGGCCGCGTGTCGTTCGACCAGTTCGATGCCGCACGAGCCAGGCGCCTCAATGCCGTGGCGACCTCGTTCACGCTTCCGGTCGACACGGTCGACGAGCTGCGTCAGGCCGGCGGCGAGGCCCTGAAAGCCAATCCGACATTTCAGGCATTCCTGAAAGACACGCGGTGA
- a CDS encoding RidA family protein: protein MTAPRFLNPKTLAPPPGYSYVVETTGPARTIYLAGQLGLDLDNKLVGEPGDFRAQCVKAFENLELALKAVGAGFADVVKINNYLVDMTHIGVFREVRDGFLNTKTPPASTTVAISQLARPGALFEIEAIAVVAGAKAKAARKPSAAKRSKSKRKNTSKTRRR, encoded by the coding sequence ATGACCGCGCCGCGCTTTCTCAATCCCAAGACGCTCGCGCCGCCGCCGGGCTACAGCTACGTCGTGGAAACGACCGGGCCCGCGCGCACGATCTATCTCGCGGGCCAGCTCGGCCTCGACCTCGATAACAAGCTGGTCGGCGAGCCGGGCGATTTCCGGGCACAATGCGTGAAGGCCTTCGAGAACCTCGAACTGGCGCTGAAGGCCGTCGGCGCCGGCTTTGCCGATGTCGTGAAGATCAACAATTATCTCGTCGACATGACGCACATCGGTGTCTTCCGCGAGGTGCGTGACGGTTTCTTGAATACCAAGACACCGCCGGCGTCGACCACTGTCGCCATCTCCCAACTGGCGCGGCCGGGTGCGCTGTTCGAGATCGAGGCGATTGCCGTGGTGGCGGGCGCGAAGGCCAAAGCCGCGCGCAAGCCCTCGGCCGCCAAGCGCAGCAAAAGCAAGCGCAAGAACACGAGCAAGACGCGACGCCGGTAA
- the nhaA gene encoding Na+/H+ antiporter NhaA: protein MAKDGSEDQAARSPLSAFTSFFAHEAAGGIVLAVATLAALAISNSPWRDLYIAFTQIRGVLDVGGLVVISKPLLLWVNDLWMAVFFFLVGLEIKREFVEGELATRSQAVLPAVAALGGMVVPAAIYWFINAGDPEALRGWAIPSATDIAFALGIVMLLGSRVPASLKVFLTAVAIIDDLGAIVIIAVFYTENLSLTALLLGVAGVVVLIALNRANVRRADIYIAVGLVIWVCVLKSGVHATLAGVATALAMPMRDKKDRPLAGALEHGLHPWVAFAVLPMFAFANAGVSLRGIAPSDLLSAVPLGIAAGLFVGKAIGVYGSVWLMVRSGLATAPAGATQRQILGVCVLCGIGFTMSLFIGSLAFEGLDPGYISQLKIGVLLGSLVSGVVGTIVLWRR from the coding sequence ATGGCCAAGGACGGATCCGAAGATCAGGCGGCGCGCTCGCCGTTGAGCGCGTTCACCAGCTTCTTCGCGCACGAAGCGGCAGGCGGCATCGTGCTGGCGGTTGCGACACTGGCGGCGCTGGCGATCAGCAATTCGCCTTGGCGGGACCTCTACATCGCCTTCACGCAGATCCGGGGCGTCCTGGATGTCGGCGGCCTGGTCGTCATCTCCAAGCCGTTGCTGCTATGGGTCAACGACCTCTGGATGGCGGTGTTCTTCTTCCTCGTCGGCCTGGAGATCAAGCGCGAGTTCGTCGAGGGTGAACTGGCGACGCGCAGCCAGGCCGTGTTGCCGGCGGTCGCGGCGCTCGGCGGCATGGTCGTGCCCGCCGCGATCTACTGGTTCATCAATGCCGGCGATCCCGAAGCGCTGCGGGGCTGGGCTATACCCTCGGCGACGGACATCGCCTTCGCCCTGGGCATCGTCATGCTGCTCGGGTCGCGCGTGCCCGCGTCGCTGAAGGTGTTCCTGACCGCCGTCGCGATCATCGACGACCTCGGCGCCATCGTGATCATCGCCGTGTTCTACACCGAGAACCTGTCGCTGACGGCGCTGCTGCTCGGCGTCGCCGGCGTGGTCGTGCTCATCGCGCTCAATCGAGCCAATGTCCGCCGCGCCGACATCTATATCGCGGTCGGTCTGGTGATCTGGGTCTGCGTCTTGAAGTCGGGCGTGCATGCGACGCTGGCCGGTGTGGCGACGGCGCTGGCGATGCCGATGCGCGACAAGAAAGACCGGCCGCTCGCCGGCGCGCTTGAGCATGGGTTGCATCCTTGGGTCGCCTTCGCCGTGCTGCCGATGTTCGCCTTCGCCAATGCCGGCGTTTCATTGCGCGGTATTGCCCCGTCCGATCTGTTGAGCGCGGTGCCGCTCGGCATCGCCGCCGGCCTGTTCGTCGGCAAGGCGATCGGCGTCTATGGCAGCGTCTGGCTGATGGTCCGCAGCGGCCTCGCCACGGCCCCTGCGGGAGCAACGCAGCGGCAGATCCTCGGCGTCTGCGTGTTGTGCGGCATCGGTTTCACCATGAGCCTGTTCATCGGGTCGCTGGCCTTCGAGGGGCTCGATCCGGGCTATATCAGCCAGCTCAAGATCGGCGTGCTGCTTGGGTCGCTTGTCTCCGGTGTGGTCGGCACGATCGTGCTTTGGCGCCGATAG
- a CDS encoding sodium:proton antiporter: MIRQRLAKAAILAGLAMVPETAFAADIDGSSMSFVWALPFVGILLSIATGPLLFPHLWEHHVGKFAAFWSACVIVPLLVVAGFAPAAQALLHTLLLEYLPFILLLLALFVAAGGIYLQGNLRGTPAANTLLLAVGALMASFVGTTGASMIMIRPLIRANDDRVYRVHTVVFFIFLVSNIGGILTPLGDPPLFVGFLKGVDFFWTAQHLYGEMLFVAIIVLALFFALDIYLHRKEKHQSHPFDPTPDSPLKLHGTVNLALIGVVIAAILMSAYWKPGVVFHVFGIEFELQNLIRDAIFVGVVFLSLTLTSKYCRESNEFGWGPIREVAILFVCIFICLVPVIAMLHAGSNGAFAPLLTMISHADGSPNNIAYFWLTGALSSFLDNAPTYLVFFELAGGDPHVLMTTMASTLAAISAGAVFMGANTYIGNAPNFMVYAIARQMGVRMPSFFGYMAWSGCVLIPTFLLCGWLFFV, encoded by the coding sequence ATGATCCGACAGCGGCTTGCCAAGGCAGCGATACTGGCCGGCTTGGCGATGGTGCCCGAAACCGCGTTCGCCGCGGACATCGACGGAAGCAGCATGAGCTTCGTCTGGGCACTGCCGTTCGTGGGCATTCTATTGTCGATCGCCACCGGGCCGCTGTTGTTTCCGCACCTGTGGGAACACCATGTCGGCAAGTTCGCGGCCTTCTGGTCCGCCTGCGTGATCGTTCCGCTTCTCGTGGTCGCCGGCTTCGCGCCGGCGGCGCAGGCTTTGCTGCACACGCTGCTGCTCGAATACCTGCCGTTCATCCTCTTGCTGCTTGCGCTCTTCGTCGCGGCCGGCGGCATTTATCTTCAGGGCAACCTGCGCGGCACGCCGGCGGCGAACACGCTGCTGCTGGCCGTCGGCGCTTTGATGGCGAGCTTCGTCGGCACCACCGGCGCATCGATGATCATGATCCGGCCGCTGATCCGCGCCAATGACGACCGCGTCTACCGCGTTCACACCGTCGTCTTCTTCATCTTTCTGGTCTCGAACATCGGCGGCATATTGACGCCGCTCGGCGACCCGCCGCTGTTCGTCGGCTTCCTCAAAGGCGTCGACTTCTTCTGGACCGCCCAACATTTGTACGGCGAGATGCTGTTCGTGGCGATCATCGTGCTCGCGCTCTTCTTCGCGCTCGATATCTATCTGCACCGCAAGGAGAAGCACCAAAGCCATCCGTTCGATCCGACGCCCGACTCGCCGCTCAAGCTGCATGGCACCGTCAACCTGGCGCTGATCGGCGTCGTCATCGCCGCCATCCTCATGAGCGCCTATTGGAAGCCGGGCGTCGTCTTCCACGTATTCGGCATCGAGTTCGAACTTCAGAACCTCATTCGCGACGCGATTTTCGTCGGCGTTGTGTTCCTCTCGCTCACGCTGACGAGCAAATATTGCCGCGAGAGCAACGAATTCGGCTGGGGCCCGATCCGCGAAGTCGCGATCCTTTTCGTCTGCATCTTCATCTGCCTCGTCCCGGTCATCGCGATGCTGCACGCCGGATCGAACGGCGCCTTCGCGCCGCTGCTCACCATGATCAGCCATGCCGACGGCTCGCCGAACAACATCGCCTACTTCTGGCTGACCGGCGCGCTCTCGTCCTTCCTCGACAACGCGCCGACCTATCTGGTGTTCTTCGAACTGGCCGGCGGCGATCCGCATGTGCTGATGACGACGATGGCCAGCACGCTCGCGGCCATATCGGCTGGCGCCGTGTTCATGGGCGCCAATACCTACATCGGCAACGCGCCCAACTTCATGGTCTACGCCATCGCGCGGCAGATGGGCGTGCGCATGCCGTCGTTCTTCGGCTACATGGCGTGGTCCGGCTGCGTGCTGATCCCCACTTTCCTGCTCTGCGGCTGGCTGTTCTTCGTCTAG